The proteins below come from a single Parazoarcus communis genomic window:
- the bioB gene encoding biotin synthase BioB, which produces MTSTSTIQFARKPAPALPSDERWSVADVQALFDMPFMDLMYRAQQVHREHFTAGQVQRSTLLSIKTGGCSEDCGYCSQSARYDTGLERERLMPVEEVLEHARAAKAKGSSRFCMGAAWRGPKDKDLVPVLEMVREVKKLGLETCVTLGMLGEGQAAQLAEAGLDYYNHNVDTAPEFYAEVITTHTLQDRLDTLDKVRGAGINVCSGGIIGLGETQTGRAGLIAQLANMNPPPESVPINNLVQIPGTPLADGSKLDPFEFVRTVAAARITMPTSFVRLSAGRQEMNDELQALCFMAGANSIFYGERLLTTDNPGADHDEQLFVRLGLQAI; this is translated from the coding sequence ATGACAAGTACATCGACCATCCAGTTCGCCCGCAAGCCTGCTCCAGCCCTGCCCTCTGACGAGAGATGGAGCGTTGCCGACGTGCAGGCGCTGTTCGACATGCCGTTCATGGACCTTATGTACCGTGCGCAACAGGTCCACCGCGAACACTTTACCGCGGGACAGGTTCAGCGTTCCACCCTGCTGTCGATCAAGACCGGCGGTTGCTCCGAAGACTGTGGATACTGTTCGCAGTCCGCCCGCTACGACACCGGCCTCGAACGCGAACGCCTGATGCCGGTCGAGGAAGTCCTCGAACATGCCCGCGCGGCGAAAGCCAAGGGCTCCTCGCGTTTCTGCATGGGTGCAGCCTGGCGCGGCCCCAAGGACAAGGATCTTGTCCCGGTGCTGGAAATGGTGCGCGAGGTGAAAAAGCTCGGACTCGAAACCTGCGTCACCCTGGGCATGCTCGGCGAAGGCCAGGCAGCGCAACTCGCGGAGGCCGGGCTCGACTACTACAACCACAACGTGGACACCGCACCCGAGTTCTACGCCGAGGTCATCACCACCCACACGCTTCAGGACCGGCTCGACACCCTGGACAAGGTACGCGGCGCGGGCATCAATGTCTGCTCGGGCGGCATCATCGGCCTCGGAGAGACACAGACCGGTCGCGCAGGACTGATTGCCCAGCTGGCAAACATGAATCCGCCGCCGGAGTCGGTCCCCATCAACAATCTCGTGCAGATTCCGGGCACCCCGCTGGCCGATGGCAGCAAGCTCGACCCCTTCGAGTTCGTCCGCACTGTCGCCGCCGCACGCATTACCATGCCCACCAGCTTCGTGCGCCTGTCCGCTGGCCGCCAGGAAATGAACGACGAGCTTCAGGCCCTGTGCTTCATGGCTGGAGCCAACTCGATCTTCTACGGCGAACGCCTGCTGACCACCGACAACCCCGGCGCCGATCACGACGAACAGCTCTTCGTTCGCCTCGGTCTGCAGGCGATCTGA
- a CDS encoding ArsR/SmtB family transcription factor, whose translation MINQDIFELIDKHEHIETAARALKAIAHPLRLKILCILGSEEVCVQDIVEAVGTSQSNISQHLAILRDKGVLQTRKDANRVYYRVGDQRTLQLIVLMREVFCGVAPTQSNK comes from the coding sequence GTGATTAATCAAGACATCTTCGAGCTGATCGACAAGCATGAACACATCGAAACGGCTGCGCGAGCGCTGAAAGCGATCGCACATCCGTTGCGGCTCAAGATTCTGTGCATCCTCGGCAGCGAAGAGGTGTGCGTGCAGGATATTGTCGAAGCCGTGGGCACTTCCCAGAGCAACATTTCGCAGCACCTCGCCATCCTGCGTGACAAGGGCGTCCTGCAAACCCGCAAGGACGCCAATCGCGTCTATTACCGCGTGGGCGACCAGCGCACACTGCAGTTGATCGTGCTCATGCGCGAAGTCTTCTGCGGTGTCGCCCCCACGCAATCCAACAAGTAA
- the gpmA gene encoding 2,3-diphosphoglycerate-dependent phosphoglycerate mutase: protein MYKIVLLRHGESTWNKENRFTGWTDVDLTEQGVGEARVAGQLLKDEGYAFDLAFTSVLKRANKTLNIVLEELDSLWLPVEHSWRLNERHYGALQGLNKAETAAQYGDEQVLVWRRSYDTPPAPLEEGDARLNYDDPRYASLPRARFPRTECLQDTVARVVPYWETVIVPQILAGRRILVAAHGNSLRALIKYLDNISDADIVGLNIPTAQPLVYELDVNLKPVKSYYLADEDTIRAAQAAVAGQGKAKV, encoded by the coding sequence ATGTACAAAATCGTTCTGCTTCGACATGGTGAATCAACCTGGAACAAGGAAAACCGCTTTACCGGGTGGACCGATGTCGATCTCACCGAGCAAGGGGTGGGAGAAGCACGCGTTGCGGGCCAGCTGCTGAAGGATGAGGGATACGCTTTCGATCTCGCATTCACCTCCGTGCTCAAGCGCGCGAACAAGACGCTCAACATCGTGCTCGAAGAGCTCGATTCGCTGTGGCTGCCGGTCGAGCATTCATGGCGGCTGAACGAGCGCCACTATGGCGCACTGCAGGGGCTGAACAAGGCTGAGACAGCAGCCCAGTACGGCGACGAGCAGGTGCTGGTATGGCGCCGTTCCTACGATACGCCGCCGGCACCGCTGGAAGAGGGCGATGCGCGCCTGAATTACGATGACCCCCGTTATGCGTCGCTGCCGCGTGCGCGCTTTCCGCGCACCGAGTGTCTGCAGGACACCGTGGCCCGCGTGGTGCCGTACTGGGAAACCGTGATCGTGCCGCAGATTCTCGCCGGACGCCGCATCCTGGTCGCTGCGCACGGTAACAGCCTGCGCGCCCTGATCAAGTATCTCGACAACATCTCCGATGCTGACATCGTTGGCCTCAACATCCCGACGGCGCAGCCGCTGGTGTACGAGCTCGACGTCAATCTGAAGCCGGTCAAGAGCTACTACCTTGCCGACGAGGACACCATCCGCGCTGCTCAGGCTGCGGTTGCAGGTCAGGGCAAGGCAAAGGTCTGA
- the grxC gene encoding glutaredoxin 3, with protein MQPEVRIYTSSYCPFCARAEQLLLARGVTDMIRFNVDGDPAKRAEMMEITGRRTVPQIFIGDYHVGGCDDLYALDQAGSLVSMLDGSTS; from the coding sequence ATGCAGCCCGAAGTCCGCATCTATACAAGCAGCTATTGCCCCTTCTGCGCCCGCGCCGAACAGTTGCTGCTCGCACGCGGCGTGACCGACATGATCAGGTTCAACGTCGATGGCGACCCTGCCAAACGTGCCGAGATGATGGAGATCACCGGGCGACGCACGGTTCCGCAAATCTTCATTGGCGACTACCATGTCGGCGGCTGTGACGATCTCTACGCGCTGGATCAGGCGGGATCGCTGGTATCCATGCTCGACGGCAGCACAAGCTGA
- a CDS encoding rhodanese-like domain-containing protein, producing MEFLQQNLAWAALAAVSGGWLLFDFVRNQGNKTLVSPTEATMLINREDAIVVDVRDQGEYGKGHIPNARHLPMAEFARRATELDKFKNRPIILCCATGARSGSALATLKKAGFEKLYNLRGGLIEWEKAGQPVSKKRK from the coding sequence GTGGAATTCCTGCAACAAAATCTGGCCTGGGCCGCACTTGCAGCCGTCTCGGGCGGCTGGCTACTGTTCGACTTCGTTCGCAACCAGGGCAACAAGACCCTGGTCAGCCCGACCGAAGCCACGATGCTGATCAACCGCGAAGACGCCATCGTCGTGGACGTTCGCGATCAGGGCGAGTACGGCAAGGGTCACATCCCCAATGCACGTCACCTCCCCATGGCGGAATTCGCCCGTCGCGCCACCGAACTCGACAAGTTCAAGAACCGCCCGATCATCCTGTGCTGCGCCACTGGCGCACGTTCGGGCTCGGCCCTGGCGACGCTGAAGAAAGCCGGCTTCGAAAAACTGTACAACCTGCGCGGCGGCCTCATCGAATGGGAAAAGGCCGGGCAGCCCGTGAGCAAGAAGAGGAAGTGA
- a CDS encoding NAD(P)H-dependent glycerol-3-phosphate dehydrogenase, whose amino-acid sequence MQISVFGAGAWGTALAQAFADTHQVTLWARDAAHIEALRADRENRRYLPGLPLHPELQLTSDFDAAARSADLHLVVTPLSGLRSTTRALHRLKPDTPLIWACKGLEAGSARLPHEIVFEELGADAPCGVLTGPSFAAEVARGLPAAVTIASADPEFASHWVNSLHQPLLRLYANTDVIGCEIGGAIKNVMAIASGVSDGMGFGLNARAALITRGLAEIARLAEALGGKPETLMGLAGMGDLILTCTGDLSRNRRVGLALAEGKTLDDILRDLGHVAEGVSTAREVTAMAERVGVDMPICSAVNALLHEGHVAREVVEQLLARDPKHE is encoded by the coding sequence ATGCAAATTTCGGTATTCGGCGCCGGTGCCTGGGGAACGGCACTCGCGCAAGCCTTTGCAGATACCCATCAGGTCACCCTGTGGGCCCGCGACGCTGCCCATATCGAAGCCCTGCGCGCGGACCGCGAAAACCGCCGCTATCTGCCCGGACTTCCGCTTCATCCGGAATTGCAGCTGACGAGCGATTTCGACGCGGCGGCACGCAGTGCGGACCTGCACCTGGTCGTCACCCCGTTGTCAGGCCTGCGCAGCACCACGCGCGCCCTGCACCGCCTCAAGCCCGACACGCCGCTGATCTGGGCATGTAAGGGGCTGGAAGCGGGCAGCGCCAGGCTCCCGCACGAAATCGTATTCGAAGAGCTCGGGGCCGATGCACCCTGCGGCGTGCTGACCGGCCCGAGCTTCGCCGCCGAGGTTGCACGCGGACTGCCTGCAGCAGTGACCATCGCCTCTGCCGACCCGGAATTCGCCAGCCACTGGGTAAACAGCCTTCACCAACCCCTGCTGCGCCTTTACGCCAACACCGACGTCATTGGCTGCGAGATCGGCGGCGCCATCAAGAACGTGATGGCCATTGCGTCCGGTGTATCCGACGGCATGGGTTTCGGCCTGAATGCACGAGCAGCCCTGATTACCCGCGGTCTCGCGGAGATCGCACGCCTCGCCGAAGCGCTTGGTGGCAAACCGGAAACCCTGATGGGGCTGGCCGGCATGGGCGACCTCATTCTCACATGTACCGGCGACCTCTCACGCAATCGCCGGGTTGGCCTTGCGCTGGCCGAAGGCAAGACGCTGGATGACATTCTGCGCGATCTGGGCCACGTCGCAGAAGGCGTGTCCACCGCGCGCGAAGTGACGGCCATGGCAGAACGCGTCGGCGTTGACATGCCGATCTGCTCGGCCGTAAATGCCCTCCTGCACGAGGGCCATGTGGCGCGCGAAGTGGTCGAACAACTCCTCGCCCGCGATCCAAAGCACGAATAA
- a CDS encoding murein hydrolase activator EnvC family protein produces MTNACGRAALRGVLVLMLAGMLLPGSALAQATVEIKEKRSDLDDLKQRIRDLQKDMAQTEATRSGAATALAEAERAVSKAERDVRRLAAERTSSEKKLALLEAEQREVEDRIGARQGELAEWLRRHYMFGAADGVAPLLSARDPNQLARDAHYLEYLGRARLELIDGLRSDLRNKAERAVEIASRRDRLTQLEAEQRAQQASLKAVHAKRSEALAEIASQLTSQRKEVSALKADEQRLSRLIETLAQRAREAAARQAAARAAEARRAAAAAAAAEQQQQAASSSSSERRPSRPTTSSSRHSEPVVGEVRKSAGPTPTGVSFGQLRGQLRFPVRGELIGRFGAQRAEGGTTWKGVFIRASSGAEVRAVAAGEVVFSDWLRGYGNLLILDHGGDYLSVYGNNDALLKVVGDNVAGGDAIASVGVSGGGPESGLYFEVRHQGRALDPLQWVRLN; encoded by the coding sequence GTGACAAACGCTTGTGGTCGTGCCGCCCTGCGGGGTGTTCTGGTGCTGATGCTGGCAGGCATGCTCCTGCCCGGGAGCGCGCTTGCGCAGGCGACGGTCGAGATCAAGGAGAAGCGTTCCGATCTGGATGACCTCAAGCAGCGGATCCGCGATCTGCAGAAAGACATGGCTCAGACCGAGGCCACCCGCTCGGGCGCGGCCACAGCACTGGCCGAAGCCGAGCGGGCCGTGTCGAAGGCGGAGCGAGATGTCCGTCGGCTTGCAGCGGAGCGCACTTCCTCCGAAAAGAAGCTCGCGCTGCTCGAGGCCGAGCAGCGCGAGGTTGAAGACCGTATCGGTGCGCGTCAGGGTGAGCTTGCAGAGTGGCTGCGGCGGCACTACATGTTCGGTGCGGCCGATGGGGTCGCGCCGCTGCTGTCCGCGCGCGACCCCAATCAGCTGGCGCGCGATGCGCATTACCTCGAGTATCTTGGGCGGGCGCGCCTCGAACTGATCGATGGCTTGCGCAGTGACCTGAGAAACAAGGCTGAGCGTGCTGTCGAGATCGCGTCCCGTCGCGACCGCCTGACACAGCTCGAAGCCGAGCAGCGTGCACAACAGGCTTCGCTCAAGGCGGTGCATGCCAAGCGCAGTGAAGCGCTCGCCGAGATTGCAAGCCAGCTTACGTCGCAGCGCAAGGAGGTCAGTGCGCTCAAGGCAGACGAGCAGCGGCTGTCGCGCCTGATCGAAACCCTGGCGCAACGGGCCCGCGAAGCGGCAGCGCGTCAGGCCGCAGCGCGCGCGGCCGAGGCCCGCAGGGCGGCTGCCGCTGCGGCCGCGGCGGAGCAGCAACAACAGGCCGCATCTTCATCCTCATCCGAGCGGCGTCCGTCGCGCCCGACAACGTCCTCTTCACGCCATTCCGAGCCGGTCGTCGGCGAGGTGCGCAAGTCAGCGGGGCCGACCCCGACCGGCGTCAGTTTCGGGCAGTTGCGCGGACAACTGCGTTTTCCTGTTCGTGGCGAACTCATCGGACGCTTCGGTGCTCAAAGGGCTGAGGGTGGAACGACCTGGAAGGGGGTTTTCATCCGGGCATCCAGTGGTGCTGAAGTGCGCGCAGTTGCGGCCGGCGAGGTGGTGTTTTCCGACTGGTTGCGTGGCTACGGCAATCTGCTGATTCTTGACCACGGTGGAGACTATCTTTCCGTGTATGGCAACAACGATGCATTGCTCAAAGTCGTCGGTGACAACGTGGCTGGCGGCGATGCGATTGCCAGTGTGGGGGTGAGCGGAGGCGGCCCGGAATCGGGTTTATACTTCGAAGTCCGTCACCAGGGACGGGCACTCGACCCCCTGCAGTGGGTGCGGCTTAACTAG
- the secB gene encoding protein-export chaperone SecB translates to MTENAQPVFSIEKVYVKDLSLEVPNAPQIFLERDTPQINVQLRTDGNAVDEGLYEVVLTVTVAAKIGEDRSVFLVEVAQAGVFQIRNIPEGDLEPVMMIGCPNILFPYAREAVSDAVTRAGFQPVLLAPVNFEALYQSRQQQQAPAGEVPVQ, encoded by the coding sequence ATGACCGAAAACGCGCAACCCGTCTTCTCCATCGAAAAAGTCTACGTCAAGGACCTCTCCCTCGAGGTGCCCAACGCACCGCAGATCTTCCTTGAGCGCGACACGCCCCAGATCAACGTTCAACTTCGCACCGATGGCAATGCAGTCGATGAAGGCCTGTACGAAGTCGTTCTGACCGTGACCGTTGCTGCAAAGATCGGTGAAGACCGTTCGGTATTCCTGGTCGAGGTTGCTCAGGCCGGCGTATTCCAGATCCGCAATATCCCGGAAGGCGATCTCGAGCCCGTCATGATGATCGGCTGCCCGAACATCCTCTTCCCGTACGCCCGCGAAGCCGTCTCCGACGCTGTCACCCGTGCAGGCTTCCAGCCCGTGCTGCTGGCACCGGTCAACTTCGAAGCACTGTACCAGTCCCGTCAGCAGCAACAGGCTCCGGCTGGCGAAGTGCCGGTTCAGTAA
- a CDS encoding pyrimidine 5'-nucleotidase codes for MTSAPVWLFDLDNTLHNASPHIFPHINRSMTAYLERHLALSADEANALRTRYWHQYGATLLGLMRHHATDPHHFLSETHSFDRLHEMMVFDRALKGMLKKLPGRKIVFSNAPRRYAENVLGIMGIRNIFDDVVAIESLNMQPKPGMAAYRQIIRRYRLDPRRCIMVEDTAANLRTARQLGMRTVLVGGGSRHPAYVDVKIRSILKLRRAAGSLLG; via the coding sequence ATGACCTCCGCCCCAGTCTGGCTGTTCGACCTCGACAACACGCTGCACAACGCCAGCCCGCACATCTTCCCGCACATCAACCGCAGCATGACGGCCTATCTCGAGCGCCACCTCGCGCTGAGTGCGGACGAGGCCAACGCACTGCGAACCCGTTACTGGCATCAGTACGGTGCAACGCTGCTCGGGCTCATGCGCCATCACGCGACCGACCCCCACCACTTCTTGAGCGAGACCCACAGCTTCGATCGCCTGCACGAAATGATGGTGTTCGACCGCGCCCTGAAAGGCATGCTGAAGAAACTGCCGGGGCGGAAAATCGTGTTCTCGAACGCCCCGCGCAGATATGCCGAGAACGTGCTCGGCATCATGGGCATCCGCAACATATTCGACGACGTGGTCGCCATCGAATCACTGAACATGCAGCCCAAGCCGGGCATGGCTGCGTACCGGCAGATCATCCGCCGTTACCGCCTCGACCCCCGTCGCTGCATCATGGTCGAAGACACCGCGGCCAATCTGCGTACCGCGCGCCAGCTGGGCATGCGCACCGTCCTCGTGGGTGGCGGCAGCCGTCACCCCGCCTATGTTGACGTGAAGATCCGTTCCATCCTCAAACTGAGACGTGCTGCGGGCAGCCTGCTCGGCTGA
- a CDS encoding methyltransferase domain-containing protein, with protein sequence MAQDQDFQLDRRLLRQRFDRAAARYDSADVLAREIARRMDERLDYIRISPKRIVDLGCGTGSDLLKLAARFPEAALIGLDFSLPMLEQCRRRTTPQSGTARRLLGRLIGSSPHGTPVVAADANALPLPRASVSLAWSNLMLPGLHDPLPALQEAHRVLEVGGLLMFSSLGPDTLRELREALPDQAGERVHRFIDMHDIGDVLVKAGFSDPVMDMEMLTLTYNDVDGLLSDLRASGGNNAASSRPRGLSGRDGWAAARAHYEKLRTEGRLPATFEVIQGHAWKAPAKTTEDGRAVIQFRPRQTDSSSS encoded by the coding sequence GTGGCGCAGGATCAGGACTTCCAGCTCGACCGTCGACTGCTCAGGCAGCGCTTCGACCGCGCGGCTGCACGCTATGACAGCGCCGACGTTCTCGCACGCGAGATCGCCCGACGCATGGACGAGCGCCTCGACTACATCCGGATCTCGCCCAAGCGCATCGTCGACCTTGGCTGCGGCACCGGCAGCGACCTGCTGAAACTGGCTGCGCGATTCCCCGAAGCCGCGCTCATCGGGCTCGACTTCTCGCTCCCGATGCTCGAGCAATGCCGCCGCCGCACCACGCCGCAAAGCGGCACGGCGCGGCGCCTGCTGGGGCGCCTGATCGGCTCTTCACCGCATGGCACGCCGGTGGTCGCGGCAGACGCGAACGCCCTTCCACTGCCGCGTGCGAGCGTCTCACTGGCGTGGTCCAACCTGATGCTGCCGGGGCTGCACGACCCCCTGCCTGCGCTGCAGGAAGCGCACCGGGTTCTTGAAGTGGGTGGCCTGCTGATGTTCTCCAGTCTCGGCCCCGACACGCTGCGCGAGCTGCGCGAAGCGCTGCCCGATCAGGCCGGCGAAAGGGTGCACCGCTTCATCGACATGCATGACATCGGTGACGTGCTGGTCAAGGCCGGTTTTTCGGACCCGGTCATGGACATGGAGATGCTGACCCTGACCTACAACGATGTCGACGGCCTGCTCAGCGATCTGCGCGCCAGCGGCGGAAACAACGCTGCCAGCTCACGCCCGCGAGGCCTCAGCGGCCGCGACGGCTGGGCGGCTGCACGGGCGCACTACGAAAAACTCCGTACCGAAGGTCGCCTGCCGGCCACCTTCGAGGTCATCCAGGGGCACGCATGGAAAGCCCCTGCAAAAACCACCGAGGACGGCAGGGCTGTGATCCAGTTCCGTCCGCGGCAGACCGACAGTTCGTCGAGCTGA
- a CDS encoding tRNA (cytidine(34)-2'-O)-methyltransferase, which produces MFDIVLFEPEIPPNTGNIIRLTANTGARLHLVEPLGFDLSDKQLARAGLDYHDLAHVTVHPDWDSCMATFAGRRIFALSTRGTVRHDHIGYAPGDVVVFGPESRGLPEQVLHSVPAGQRLRIPMRPANRSINLSNAVAVVVYEGWRQLGFEGAV; this is translated from the coding sequence ATGTTCGACATCGTCCTGTTCGAGCCCGAGATCCCTCCGAATACGGGCAATATCATCCGCCTCACCGCAAACACGGGCGCCCGGCTGCATCTGGTCGAGCCGCTGGGCTTCGATCTGAGCGACAAGCAGCTTGCGCGTGCGGGGCTGGATTACCACGATCTCGCGCATGTCACGGTTCATCCGGACTGGGATTCATGCATGGCGACCTTTGCCGGGCGGCGGATCTTTGCGCTGAGCACACGCGGAACGGTGCGACACGATCACATCGGGTATGCGCCGGGAGATGTGGTTGTGTTCGGGCCGGAAAGTCGCGGCCTGCCCGAGCAGGTGCTGCATTCCGTGCCGGCCGGGCAGCGCCTGCGAATTCCGATGCGTCCGGCAAACCGGAGCATCAACCTGTCGAACGCGGTGGCGGTGGTGGTCTACGAAGGGTGGCGCCAGCTCGGCTTCGAGGGCGCAGTCTGA
- a CDS encoding SH3 domain-containing protein — protein MRSRPLKLALALALTLASTASLAIEFRSVAAPSILYDTPSDKGRKLAIILAGTPVEMVVSLDKWVKVRDPAGGLSWIDRRALADKRTVIVNVAQTSVRQQANDTAPAAFITVKDAVLELTEAPVAGWIKVRHADGASGYLRVNEVWGL, from the coding sequence ATGCGCTCCCGCCCCCTCAAACTCGCGCTCGCCCTTGCCCTGACGCTGGCGAGCACCGCCAGCCTCGCCATCGAGTTCCGTTCGGTCGCAGCACCGTCGATTCTGTACGACACGCCGTCGGACAAGGGCAGGAAACTCGCGATCATTCTCGCCGGTACACCGGTCGAAATGGTCGTGTCGCTCGACAAGTGGGTCAAGGTGCGCGATCCGGCGGGCGGTCTGTCGTGGATAGATCGCCGCGCGCTTGCCGACAAACGGACCGTCATCGTGAATGTGGCGCAGACTTCCGTTCGTCAGCAAGCCAATGACACAGCCCCCGCGGCCTTCATCACCGTCAAGGATGCAGTCCTTGAACTCACCGAAGCCCCTGTGGCCGGCTGGATCAAGGTGCGCCATGCGGACGGCGCCAGCGGATACCTCCGTGTAAACGAAGTCTGGGGGCTTTGA
- a CDS encoding ComF family protein, which produces MSNTHRSLQQLLNHVLDVVMPQDCYLCGARSDGQPVCPECHAGLPFHRAASCPVCALPTTEGEVCGHCLRTPPAFDATRVAFDYVFPLDVLVQALKYRHKLALAGYFADALGLPREVDLIVPMPLHPMRLAERGFNQAVEIARPLAGATGLPMAFAGLARVRNTPAQASLGRAERVANMRGAFECSLRLDGKAVVVVDDVMTTGASLDEVARCLKACGAARVENLVVARTPAPL; this is translated from the coding sequence TTGTCAAATACCCATCGAAGTCTGCAGCAACTTCTCAACCATGTACTTGATGTGGTGATGCCGCAGGATTGTTACCTGTGCGGTGCGCGTTCGGACGGGCAGCCCGTGTGCCCCGAGTGCCATGCGGGGCTGCCGTTTCATCGCGCGGCGTCGTGTCCGGTGTGTGCGCTGCCGACGACGGAGGGCGAGGTGTGCGGTCATTGCCTGCGCACGCCTCCCGCGTTCGACGCCACGCGTGTGGCCTTCGACTATGTGTTTCCCCTCGATGTGCTGGTGCAGGCGCTGAAGTACCGGCACAAGCTTGCGCTGGCGGGCTACTTTGCCGACGCACTCGGGCTGCCCCGGGAGGTTGATCTGATCGTGCCGATGCCACTGCATCCCATGCGGCTTGCCGAACGCGGCTTCAATCAGGCGGTAGAGATCGCACGCCCGCTGGCTGGCGCCACAGGGTTGCCGATGGCCTTCGCCGGTCTGGCGCGAGTGCGCAACACGCCGGCTCAGGCGAGTCTCGGCCGTGCCGAAAGGGTCGCCAACATGCGGGGGGCCTTCGAGTGCTCCCTGCGCCTCGACGGGAAGGCCGTGGTGGTGGTCGATGACGTCATGACCACCGGCGCATCGCTGGATGAGGTCGCGAGGTGCCTCAAGGCCTGTGGCGCGGCGCGGGTCGAAAATCTGGTGGTCGCCCGCACACCGGCACCGCTCTGA
- the hemB gene encoding porphobilinogen synthase → MQANPNFPSTRMRRMRRDDFSRRLMRENVLTANDLIYPVFVLEGEATVEPVSSMPGVSRVSLDGLLRLAEEAQNLGVPALALFPVVGADKKSEGAEEAWNPDGLVPRVVQALKANFPDLGVITDVALDPYTSHGQDGLIDPADPRGYVLNDETLEALAKQALCHAQAGADVVAPSDMMDGRVARIRAKLDEDQRIYTRILAYSAKYASSFYGPFRDAVGSAGNLGKGNKYTYQMDPANSDEAIREVALDIAEGADMYMVKPGMPYLDIVRRVKTELQVPTYVYQVSGEYAMLKAAAANGWLDEKACAMEALVAFKRAGADGILTYFALDAARWLRAGD, encoded by the coding sequence ATGCAAGCCAATCCGAACTTTCCATCCACCCGCATGCGGCGTATGCGCCGTGACGACTTCTCGCGCCGGCTGATGCGCGAGAATGTGCTGACGGCGAACGACCTCATTTATCCCGTATTTGTCCTCGAGGGCGAAGCCACGGTCGAGCCGGTATCGTCCATGCCCGGCGTGTCGCGGGTGTCGCTCGACGGTCTGCTGCGACTGGCCGAAGAGGCACAGAACCTGGGCGTGCCGGCGCTGGCACTGTTCCCGGTGGTTGGCGCCGACAAGAAGAGCGAGGGCGCCGAAGAAGCCTGGAACCCTGACGGCCTGGTGCCGCGGGTAGTGCAGGCGCTGAAGGCGAACTTCCCGGATCTCGGCGTGATCACCGACGTCGCGCTCGACCCCTACACCAGTCACGGCCAGGACGGGCTGATCGATCCCGCGGATCCGCGGGGCTATGTCCTCAACGACGAGACGCTCGAAGCGCTCGCCAAACAGGCGCTGTGCCATGCCCAGGCCGGGGCCGACGTCGTTGCACCATCCGACATGATGGATGGCCGGGTGGCGCGCATTCGGGCAAAGCTCGACGAAGATCAGCGCATCTACACCCGTATCCTTGCCTATTCGGCGAAGTACGCATCCAGTTTCTACGGTCCTTTCCGGGACGCAGTGGGCTCGGCCGGCAACCTCGGCAAGGGCAACAAGTACACGTACCAGATGGATCCCGCGAACAGCGATGAGGCCATCCGCGAGGTTGCCCTCGATATCGCCGAGGGTGCCGACATGTACATGGTCAAGCCAGGCATGCCTTATCTCGACATCGTGCGTCGGGTGAAGACCGAACTGCAGGTGCCGACCTACGTGTATCAGGTGAGTGGCGAATACGCCATGCTCAAGGCCGCTGCGGCCAACGGCTGGCTGGATGAGAAGGCGTGTGCAATGGAGGCGCTGGTGGCCTTCAAGCGCGCGGGTGCCGACGGCATCCTGACCTACTTCGCGCTCGATGCTGCACGCTGGCTGCGCGCCGGCGACTGA